From the Cloeon dipterum chromosome 4, ieCloDipt1.1, whole genome shotgun sequence genome, the window CACGATGGCGCTGGCCGGTGTGGTCGACCGCAGGTGCTGGAACTGCTGCGGGGCGCGCACCATGCCGTAGGCCTCCGTGGCCGCGGCCTCCCTTTGGCCGCCTGCTGATGGCTCGCGGCTAGAAATTGTATTTCGGTGTACACTAGAAATAATCACACGTGGCACTTTTTGGGGTATcagaaaattcgcaaaaagGTTGACATCACTACAGACACCGCAcgcatgcaaatattttgacagcacaaatttgcaaaaagcgCATGCCACTCTCTGTCTCGAAAGCCCTCTAGTTTGCTGAAAGCGCCTTTAATTATCTTGTGTGTTTTTAGTTAATTACAGAGGACAAGactcttcaattaatatatatacttACTGCAAAAACTCCTCTATGATCTCTGGTCGCCTGATGCGAAAATCCTCCAGAAGTGCTTCGATTTCTTCTTTGCTCCCGCCTTCGTGGATTCTGTGCAATGCTGACGGCAAAGGCGAgctaaatttggaaataatttgttttttaattaaatgatgcGTTCCAGAGATTTTTTGGCGCACTAACCGGTCAATCTCGCTTTTCAAATCCCGTGTTTGCGAACTCGGACtgaaattatgttattttaaatattctcaagACATTCCTTTTAATAAGAGAACTCTCACCGTTTTCCGTAATTCGGCGATAATTGCTCAGCATGATTATTTTGTGGCGACTCTGGCGGCTGAATATCTTGCCTTCTGATATGGAACGTGGCCACAGGCTCTAAAGGAACCGAGGTTGGAGCGACCTGCGGTTGATGCAAGAGATTATATATTGCGTTCAAtgtataaaaatagaattgatCCTACGTGTGCCGCTGCCCTTTGTcggtccttttttattcctcCGTCGAAGAGGGCTGTGGCGTTGGCGTTCATGATGTTAGCCCTGTTCGTCCTGACGCCCGTGATCTCGACGCCTTGCTGCGGACTCGAACTGACCCTGGGCAGCTGATTCGGTGGCCTCTGTCCCTTCGGATCTTGCCCGGCTGGGCTAGTTCTGTTGTCCTCCGCGGAGGGAGAAAAACTCCTCACCCTGCTATTCGGTCTGGCGGAGGGAGAATACGGCGGTTGCGACGCTCCGCTCTTATTGTTCAACGGCGGCTGGGCGAACTCGGGGGTCTTTCTCGGCATTTGCTTGGTTGGGGAGTGCGACCGACTGCGGCTCTCCTGAGGAGACACCGGGGCTCCTGGATGGGCATTGGGACCCCTTGGGCGAGGCGATTCGGAACGAGGGTCTGCTCTCGCAGCGTCCCCGTTGGCGTTCCTCGGAGGTTGCCACTGTTGGGGCATGTGAACTGCCTCCGGATCGTCGTCCTGGCAaaggtttattattttcacctttaattttttgcgatTTGCTAATCTCTGGCGggtagataatttttatataaagtaTCTGTGGCAGGGATTGAGGTGTGATATGCCTTCCATTCTGAACCCACTTGTAATCTTATCTGGCccaattatattaataaatcttttatACTTTCTCGCCAGCTTTCTTGTAAGAACCGCAGCCATTTGTGTtgataattaaatagttttgtaGCGCCCCtgggttttaattaaaactcgtGCAGAGAAAGGATGcgcaaaaaaatggaatgattGCATTCCTCGTAATATCATTGCAAATAGAACAAggggaaaaatagaaaatgagcTATACTTGTCTGGGTGAATAGCGCATGGGTGGTGTATTGTGTCGAGAGTGAGGCATAGTAGGCGATGGGCTACTTATGGGCGACGGGGGTGGCAGCGATGAAGAGTTTTGAGTCACTTCAGCAGAGGCGGTTGAAGCATCGTCACTACTTCCACCCTGAGAGGAACCTTTaaagatttgcatttttcttcaaacGACGACGGGAAGGAAGCAGGAAGCGATagtatttatcaaaaaacttGTTAAAGCTATCACAAGCGTGTCCTGTATTGCTGATATCAAGTGCGagctttcatttatttatgctAGTCCGGTTttaggaattaatttatattttatatatatgtacttCTTATCAACAGGTTTCCTGGTGGAAATCCGTAGGCTTCAACAAAATTACCACATCCCGCCGTCATTTTTCTACCACATTTTCCACTTCCCTTCTTATCAAAAATCCAGTTTATTTGCAACTTAAATAtcttctattttaattatatatttttaaataataaataaagcaacAAATAGACGGGAATAATATTCCGCGTGTAgacttgaaattcaaaattttcaattttcaatttttctttatacaCAGAGTACTCACGAAGATTGTTATCTTTGTTGTTTTCTGGAGAATCGTGCACCATATTTTCCTGGTGTTGACCGAGTGATTAGCTGATTTGGCGGACCATCAGATCCACACTTGCTGTCCTCGTCGATACGCTCTGGcgactaataatttttatcactcaGCCTCTACTACAGCGCGCGGACAGCATGCTGCGCGTGTGCATCTCGGCTCACCACACCGCGGGTGTCCCCTCTCCGCGTATCCCTGTGCGACGCTTGTAGCTCTatcgtaataataaattctcgctggtcaataatttatttataattcaagaCCCTCCAACCGATTGAGAGGCGAGTTTGTCCCATCTCATTAGGGCGATTTCCAATTAAACTGAGTGGCACCTCCTGAGGTATGCATTATTTACTCTGCGGAATTTAATACCAGGTATACTAAAATAGGAGTAAAAAGGACGAAAAATTGTCTGATTATAGTTTGTAGTATCGATTGCCTccttgatttgaattttaccggGGACGTTGCACTAGCTCGCTGTCTCCGGGACCGAGacgcttttaatttcataatttttttaaaaatattttttatttcaaatattcagtGTCTAGAGTCACACAAATCGTGCGAGACAacaaaatcctaatttttgcgtctaccaaaattaaatgaaaaaatggcaTTATGATCCGTGGGTTATCGCAAACTTATCAGCAAATGATCGTTGAACTTTGCTTCGAGCTTATCTGCCCGAaatgattatattttcatctttAGAATCCTAGATAAATTAAGGAGTGTTTGCTGTCGGTGCGGGCAGTGTATAAATGTATAGTTGGAGCCATTTTTATTGTCTTATCGAACGCGCGCGTTATCGAAGATTAGACCGTGCGCGCTCGAGAGAGCGCGGTGAGAGAGAGGTGATCATGACATGCAGCAGCAGGAATGATAAAAAGGAACGCGCGAGGTCCTTCGTCATTGGAGCGCCGAAAATCTTGAGATAACGCgccaatatatttttatgatgtgTTATCAATTAATAAACGTTTCATCATGCACCGGTCGTCAGAGATCGAACAACATGGAAAATACgagtaaatatataaaaaagctattttcaaGTAAGATAACCTGTTATCTCTTATCGTCGTGTTGAACTTATGAAACACTCTTCAACACTCACTGCGCCACTATTAACAGATAACAAGATAAGATAGCGTGAATGGCACACAGAATGAACGCACGGCCCTGTTGCTGCTcagaatttgtttaattttattaataggGTAAAGAGAGCGCGTAATAAAGATAAACGAACGGACGTTACGTAAATCAGCatgcaaatattcaaattatgtattttcttgGGTGCGTGTCAGTGTAATCCAGTCAAATTTGTTTCGATAGAGTAGCAGGATTTATTTAGCTAGAACGAAGCCAAGGTCATTTAGtcaatcaaatcatttttcatccaTGTGCAGGTTCCTtgtattttgaagaaaaaaactaCAATGTAGACAAATGAGCGGCGAAGGTTTGAATCTGTTACACAATAACTAAATATATACGAAACTACACAAAGAGTCCTGTAGGTTGAATAATTGCTATGCTCCAAAGGGAAAGGGCTCAAAAActgcaatttaattccaaattattttctagtgAGAGCCAGCAGAATGCTGGCGCAAATGAATGAAGCCACATCAGTTAGAATTTAATCAGTACTCAGACGCGACAGAGTTTGCATCGATTATAGATCGCCAGGCAGCGATTCAACAAGATTTCTCGCAACAAAAATAACGCATCTGTGACGAgtacaaaattgaattcgatTATTCATCAACAGTATAAACTCGATTATTTGACACTATCACTTAAAGGGTAATTAATATCTAATGGAATCAACACTGGATAAATGGAATCTTTTTGAAGGCATCATGCATTTCAAACAAGGCAATAAGGATAGCAAACAACTCCATAGTTAGTTCACCTTTTATCTGTCTTTGATCGAGTTTTTACTGCTTTCTGTGACAAAATTACCATTCCTCAAGTTTGATTTTGaccacaaaaaaaatatagcatCGTAAATAcaactttctaaaaaatatgaaaaatattgggGAGTCAACTGGGGCTGCCAATGCTTAGTTTTACTGGGTTTCAACAAGGATTGTTGCACAGGATCTCGAAACGAGCTCTAAGGATTTCACGCAactctcttctcttctcttttACTTCCTCCATTTGAGCTTCAAATGCTTTCACATCCTCTGCTGGAATGAAACTGCTCTCGCTGTCTTCCTCATCAAGTGTCGGCGTATCCTGGAATTAGATTTTAACTCACTAAGtaacaaatttgtttcagcCGAGTGTTTTGAAagcagcaatttaaaaatttaaagatttcaaattcCGGTCCAAATTGATaacttaaagaaaaaaaatgtcttttaaatagtattaatttaatgaaaatctaattatttcataaaataaatttaataatgaataaaaatgacatcaattaaaaatggtatCCATCAAACCACTATGGACACTCAGGCAagcaacaagaaaaaatgttgttttataattatataaatccTATGGGGCATATTGCATAATATGGATAAGGTTCCTCTAAAAATGACACCTACCTCTAACATCTGCAATAATGTTCTTGGGCCATTATCGACCAAAGACTTCTTTTGCCATAACAATTCTCTGAGGGTGTTGTTCTCTTTACTTGCCTCAGCACAATCTGTTGACACATTTTAGTTAAAGTCGTCTCTCATTCAAGGCTGACAAGCTTACCATCGTGGTTGCAGAAGCCATCCGAACAAGCGACTTCAGATCCCTCTGGTGAACTGGGCAGGCTGCATGAGCCAGAAATGGTTTCATTTCCCTCTGACGAGTATCCAAAGTCATGCGACTGCTGGCTGGAACACCTGGCTGACCACTTGTTGGCAGGATTTTTCTGAGCACTTTGACACGAGTCACAAGACGCGGCCGCCATGCCAACagaaccgccgccgccactacAATTCTGCTGAACCATGAGCTGCGGATGGTGTTTggtgccttttttatttgtcgcGCACGACAGTTTACGGCTCAACACGACCTTTTTCTTCTCATCAATGATGTCTTTGCCGTCTTCGCTATCTTCACACAGGCAAGCCGGGTTTTTGCAGGGTTGCTCCTCACCACACTTAGAacaaaagttgtaaaaatcaaGTTAGTAATCTCAAAGCTAATTTTTCAAGTAGATTTTTGATCAGAGTAAAAATGGTTAcagtcaaaacaaaattcaggcAAGCTTGAGTGTCCGCTCACCTCACAGTTACTCTCTTTTTCTTCCgccttcttttctttcttcttcttccttttctgctttttgttttccttgcgGATCTCCTTTGCAAGTTCTTCCTTGGTGATTTCCTCGTAGAGTAGCATGAGTTTTGACATGCCCCTCTTTTCATCTACTGCCAACTAATTTGACAAggaatacatattaaaacaattcttaCAATTATTTCACGCGATAGCTTTCTCAAGGAATctatcaaatatttgaaagacCCACCTGAAAGTTTCGGCCCAACGCTTGCGTGGCAGCTGCAGCCAGAACCTTGGCAGTTCTCTCTTCCTCTCTCAGCCTTTGCTGGATTCTGTGGAGCCGGTCATAGAGACAAAGCCCGATGCAAGTAAGGACTTCCTCTTGAGCCACCTCCAAAGTCTTGGCATGCCTCTCTCTACGACTGAGCAAAGTATTACATGTGTAAAATGAGGTTGAAAACTAAGGAGAATTGATCAATGTGGTTGCTTTTGGTCATTTCCCCCGCTGTTTTTTCAGTGTTTTGGTGTTCAattaaactgataaaaaatagtacttgTCAAAATCAGGGTTCGCCAAAAACCCGTGTTTTCCGAAAAAACACTGCAATGCAAAATACTTTTTGCGGggttttatgcaattttgcgTA encodes:
- the LOC135942264 gene encoding gametogenetin-binding protein 2, giving the protein MAKLVDVFVTEENTPIKKRQLPLDVDENLSMILDLTNSNIIGEGTTSKGKDYETFLSLYSLLSFEDINKAFRVNCKDVLDILSQTIPCVGCRRSVEKMFYTLKKFGHPTFHPIEVTKEGFLIVSKSALEDPPTLCALLRDHESRLNSLADGPQRSKKRPRCTLHTLETQRHRGAIGNWLDVWDAMYPICREEALLVETSVLLQTLEAYLRKHRFCTECRNKVLQAYSLLVADGDTPVPPDGVAQPTAEELKGYQKALYDGIEYCSDEKHLHIKCSTDFVSQLINRAEPELNGSRRERHAKTLEVAQEEVLTCIGLCLYDRLHRIQQRLREEERTAKVLAAAATQALGRNFQLAVDEKRGMSKLMLLYEEITKEELAKEIRKENKKQKRKKKKEKKAEEKESNCECGEEQPCKNPACLCEDSEDGKDIIDEKKKVVLSRKLSCATNKKGTKHHPQLMVQQNCSGGGGSVGMAAASCDSCQSAQKNPANKWSARCSSQQSHDFGYSSEGNETISGSCSLPSSPEGSEVACSDGFCNHDDCAEASKENNTLRELLWQKKSLVDNGPRTLLQMLEDTPTLDEEDSESSFIPAEDVKAFEAQMEEVKEKRRELREILRARFEILCNNPC